In one Zymoseptoria tritici IPO323 chromosome 10, whole genome shotgun sequence genomic region, the following are encoded:
- the LAT1 gene encoding dihydrolipoamide acetyltransferase (dihydrolipoyllysine-residue acetyltransferase; acetyl-CoA:dihydrolipoamide S-acetyltransferase; dihydrolipoamide S-acetyltransferase; dihydrolipoate acetyltransferase; dihydrolipoic transacetylase; dihydrolipoyl acetyltransferase; lipoate acetyltransferase; lipoate transacetylase; lipoic acetyltransferase; lipoic acid acetyltransferase; lipoic transacetylase; lipoylacetyltransferase; thioltransacetylase A; transacetylase X), with protein sequence MSASAVLSRASRGVCTRGAWSGLRAQDTVTRRIPALSALARYYASKSFPPHTVITMPALSPTMTSGNIGSWQKQAGDALAPGDVLVEIETDKAQMDFEFQEDGILAKILKDSGTKDVAVGNPIAVMIEEGGDVSAFESFSLDDAGGEKAPPAAKKEGGQEAAEASEPPSSSSPTAPEPKEEAPKAQESESSGERLRTSLEREPTISPAGKKLALEKGIAIGGIKGSGPGGRITKQDVEKAKPAGGAAPATGGAPAAASYEDIEATSMRKTIAARLTQSMQQNPHYFVASSVSVSKLLKLRAALNASADGKYKLSVNDFLIKALAHAARKVPAANSSWREENGKVFIRQNNVVDVSVAVATPVGLMTPIVKNVTGTGLEAVSSQIKDLGKRARDGKLKPEEYQGGTITISNMGMNDAIDRFTAVINPPQATILAVGAVKKVAIPKELEDGSEGVEWDEQIVLTGSFDHKVVDGAVGGEFMRELKKVIENPLGLML encoded by the exons ATGTCGGCCTCTGCGGTGCTTTCGAGGGCGTCTCGTGGAGTTTGCACGAGAGGTGCATGGAGTGGATTGAGAGCACAGGATACCGTTAC ACGGAGAATACCTGCGCTCTCAGCGCTCGCCCGCTACTATGCCTCGAAAT CATTCCCACCGCACACTGTCATCACGATGCCCGCCCTCTCACCAACCATGACCTCCGGAAACATTGGATCGTGGCAGAAGCAGGCCGGTGATGCTCTCGCACCTGGTGACGTTTTGGTGGAGATCGAGACCGACAAGGCACAGATGGACTTTGAGTTTCAGGAGGATGGTATTCTCGCAAAGATCTTGAAGGATTCGGGTACAAAGGATGTCGCTGTGGGCAAC CCAATTGCTGTCAtgatcgaggagggcggtgATGTATCCGCGTTTGAGTCTTTCTCCCTGGACGATGCTGGTGGTGAGAAAGCTCCACCTGCGGCCAAGAAGGAGGGTGGTCAGGAAGCTGCTGAGGCTTCGGAGCCACCATCATCGAGCTCCCCAACCGCACCGGAACCCAAGGAGGAGGCACCCAAGGCACAGGAATCCGAGTCTTCCGGCGAGCGACTGAGGACATCCCTCGAGCGCGAGCCAACCATTTCCCCAGCCGGCAAGAAGCTCGCTCTGGAGAAGGGCATCGCGATTGGCGGCATCAAGGGATCTGGTCCAGGTGGTCGCATCACCAAGCAGGACGTCGAAAAGGCCAAGCCAGCAGGCGGTGCTGCTCCAGCAACAGGTGGTGCTCCTGCAGCTGCCTCCTACGAGGACATCGAGGCCACGAGCATGCGCAAGACCATTGCCGCCCGCCTGACCCAGTCCATGCAGCAAAACCCTCACTACTTCGtcgcctcctccgtctcAGTCAGCAAGCTCCTCAAACTCCGCGCCGCCCTCAACGCCTCCGCCGACGGCAAATACAAGCTTTCCGTCAACGACTTCCTCATCAAAGCCCTCGCCCACGCCGCCCGCAAGGTTCCCGCCGCCAACAGCTCGTGGCGTGAGGAGAACGGCAAAGTGTTCATCCGCCAAAacaatgtcgtcgacgtctccgtcgccgtcgccacTCCCGTCGGCCTCATGACTCCCATCGTCAAGAACGTCACCGGTACCGGCCTCGAAGCCGTCTCCTCTCAGATCAAAGACCTCGGAAAGCGCGCACGAGATGGCAAGCTTAAGCCGGAGGAATACCAAGGCGGCACCATCACCATCTCCAACATGGGCATGAACGACGCCATTGACCGCTTCACGGCTGTCATCAACCCGCCTCAAGccaccatcctcgccgtcggcGCTGTCAAGAAGGTCGCGATTCCCAAGGAGCTCGAGGACGGCTCGGAAGGTGTCGAGTGGGACGAGCAGATTGTGCTGACTGGATCATTTGACCACAAGGTCGTGGATGGCGCGGTCGGAGGCGAGTTCATGCGCGAGTTGAAGAAGGTCATCGAGAACCCGCTTGGACTGATGCTTTAG